The DNA segment ACAGGAGCAACCACCAAGGTCGCATCGGCAGCAAAAGCATTGTATTCATAAACAATACGAATAATCGTTTGTGCCTGGGAAACAAAAATGGCACTCAGGGGCAACATCGACAAGGCAGAAAGCAATAGACCTTGGCGAATTCTCTGTTTGAGTTCGTCCCAATTTTCCGGAGCCGCCAAACGCGAAAAGACCGGCAATAACGGCACGAGAATCATATTTGAGATGATGCCCAGCGGTGTCAGCACAATGAAATTGGCATAACGCATTGCCGCCGCCGCACTTTCGATATACGACGCAAAAAACATGTCCGTATAGACATTAATATGGAGCATCCCGGAGGACAGGGTCGCCGGAATCATCACCTTGAGGACATCCTTTACACCCGGAATAGCCAGATCTAGCCTCGGTCGTAATGTCCCTAAACCAGACTGCCACTGGGCAAATAATTGCGCCAGCCATTGCAACACAGCACCGAGCAAGGTTGTACCGGCAAGGACAATACCGCCAATCTGCATATATTCAGGAGCACCTGCTTGTTCCCCAAACAACCAAATGAGGCTGCCCACACCAACGACGATACTAAGACTGGAAAAAAGTGGACTAATTCCCGGTAGCCAGTATTGATCGGACGCGTTTAAGGTTCCGAAGCCGATACCAATGAGACCTGCTAGCACCGCCAACGGAGCCATAATTTGCAGTTGGAGAATTGCTAAATTACGAACTTCTCCCTCTAGACCGGGCGCGAGCAAGTCAATAAAAACTCCAGCAAAGATTACGAGAACTACAGCGGCGAAGAACAGGCCAATGGTCACAATGGTTGAGACGGTTTCAACGAGGGGGGCTGCATCTTTCTGGTCGCGTTTTGAGAGTACACTGACCAAGGCACTGTGGAAGGGGCCATTAATACCGCCTAGCAAAATCAACAAAAATCCGGGGATAATGTAGGCGTAGGCATAGGCATCTACCACTGGCCCGACCCCGAAGGCGCGGGCGATCGCCTGTTCTCTGACCAGACCAAAAACTTTACTAATGAGGGTGGCAAGGGCAACAATGCCTGCAATGCCAGCCAGAGAGCGGGATTTTTTTGGGGAATCAGCCACAGTAGTACCGAAGAACAAAACTTCTCTATTTTTGCCTAGAACGGTTGCTTTGAGAATTTTG comes from the [Limnothrix rosea] IAM M-220 genome and includes:
- the murJ gene encoding murein biosynthesis integral membrane protein MurJ; amino-acid sequence: MADSPKKSRSLAGIAGIVALATLISKVFGLVREQAIARAFGVGPVVDAYAYAYIIPGFLLILLGGINGPFHSALVSVLSKRDQKDAAPLVETVSTIVTIGLFFAAVVLVIFAGVFIDLLAPGLEGEVRNLAILQLQIMAPLAVLAGLIGIGFGTLNASDQYWLPGISPLFSSLSIVVGVGSLIWLFGEQAGAPEYMQIGGIVLAGTTLLGAVLQWLAQLFAQWQSGLGTLRPRLDLAIPGVKDVLKVMIPATLSSGMLHINVYTDMFFASYIESAAAAMRYANFIVLTPLGIISNMILVPLLPVFSRLAAPENWDELKQRIRQGLLLSALSMLPLSAIFVSQAQTIIRIVYEYNAFAADATLVVAPVLMAYGLGMFFYLGRDILVRVFYGLGDGVTPSRISLINIFVNAVLDFFLVNAFKTPGLVFATIGVNVFSMAIMIVLLSRRLGGLPLGEWGLNLLGLVGASIVAGCASWGISLGVASLSFGNNLYIQGLELVVAIAVSLSIFFGLAMLLKLPELEILKNRVMAKLKRS